AGGCGGTAGGAGTCATCTCCAGATGACGATAGAAATCGCAGACAGGAGTCTGCTCCTACCAGAAAGTTGCCGTCCGGAGAAACCATGGCAATAAAGATAAAGACAAAAATAATAGCAACCATTGGCTCTATATTTATCCTGCTTTTCCTGCTCGGGATAATAGCTATTTATAACCGGAATATCCTCTTCAAAGGCATGGCGGACATGAAGGAAGACGCTCACAGGTTAGGCGTCCTGATTGAACTTCAGGTTGCAATGGATCAGGCAGTAATGCCTGCCAATGATTATCTGATAACAGGGAATCTCAAAGAAGAAAGGGGTAAGTTTCAGCAGATTGACGCTGAAGTTGGAAAGGGATTTGAGCAGGCAGAAGATTTTATACAGGGTAATGATGAAACAGGACTTATTAAAGCGGCGAAGGAAAGATATGCTGTCTTAAAGAAGATCGTCTTTGAAATATTTTCCATACAAAATCCTGTTGGCAATAAAAAGGGGATTCAACTGATGCAGGAGATGGATGCCCTAATCCATGACATAATAGTATATCAGATTGATAAGGTAGTAAGACTTGAAAAGGAAAAGATGAATAGGCATATCACATCCGTCAATTTAATAAAAAAGAGGGTAGATATATTATTATTCATAGGCGCCATTCTTACTGTAATTGTAATCGTGGCAAATGCGTATTATTTTATCAATTCTATTATGAAGCCTATAGTTGAGTTTAAGAAAGGAACAGCCCTTATAAGAGATGGAAGGCTTGACTACAGGGTGGATGTAAGGGACGGCGTTGAGATGAACCTTCTGGCAGATGATTTTAATGAGATGACACGGAGACTTCAGGAATCATACGAGGGTTTGGAGAAAAAGGTTGAGGAAAGAACACGACAGTTGAATGAATTAAATGAAAGACTAAATGAGCTTTCAATAACTGACGGACTTACAGGGGTATATAATCACAGGCATTTTTACGAGAGGCTTACAGAGGAGATAAAAAGGGCAAACCGTTATGGCCGCCCGCTTTCCCTTATCATAGCCGATATAGACTACTTCAAAAATTATAATGACACCCACGGTCATCTGGCAGGGGATGATGTCTTGAAAGGGGTTGCCCGTTGCATAAAAAGTAATGCAAGGGAAAATGATATGGTTGCCAGATACGGCGGAGAGGAGTTCTCTATAATCCTTCCGGAAACAGGTAAAGATGGCGCCAGAGATTTGACTGAGAGGATAAGACGCTGCATAGCAGGGCAGCCTTTTCCACATAAAGAGACTCAACCTGGCGGAAATCTGACTATAAGCCTTGGTGTCGCAACATTTCCTGATGATGCGAATGATGCAATGGGTGTTATTAATAAAAAGGCAGATGATGCGCTGTACATGGCAAAGGAAAAAGGGAGAAACAGGGTTGAGGCAGCGGGATAAAAATGGTGATATAGGTGAAATGGGTAGCCTGTAGGAGCCGTCTATCAAGCAAAGGAGGACAGTATGCATCAATTAATGCATTCACAAAAGAGAAGGGTCTTTTTCTGGTTAGGGGTTGTCTTTGCCATTACGATTATGGTTCTGATACTTGACAGTCACTATTCATTTAGTCAGGTCAAAGAAAGGGTGAGAATTGGCCTTCCACTTCAGCAGCAAAGCTCGCTTGCTATTATCGCAGCAGAAAAAGGATTTTACTCAAAAGAGGGTCTTGCTGTAACGGTAAAAGAATATCCTAGCGGTAAGCGCGCTGTAGAGGGTATGCTTGCTGGAGCAGTTGATGTGGCATCAACTGCTGAGACACCAATTGTCTTTGCAAGCTTTGAGCGACAGGATTTTAGTATTATTGCCTCAATTGGTTCTTCAGGTGATCTAATGAGGATTATTGCCCGCAAAGACAAAGGGATTCAAAAGCCAGGGGATTTGAGAGGCAAGCGCATAGCCGTACAAAAAGGCTCAGCAACGCATTTCTTTCTGCATATCTTTCTTCTAAAAAATGGTTTGTCCGAGAAAGATGTTAACCTTTCATTCAAAAAGGTTGAGGAACTGCCCGAAGCGCTGGCGAGTGGAGAGATTGACGCCTTTTCCCAGAGAGAACCATTTATTGGCGAAGCTAAGGGGTTACTAGGAGATAATGCGGTAGTCTTTGCCGAACCAGGAATCTACTTTTTGTCAGAAGAAATGATAGCCTTGAATAGTTTAATTAAGGATAAACCAGAGGTAATTAATAGACTGCTGCGGTCATTGTTGCAGGCAGAAAGGTTTGCAAGGGAGCATCCGGATCAGGCGATTAAAATTGTTTCGAACAAACTGAAATCTTCTGAATCAGAGATTTCTGCCCTCTGGAATGGGTTTGATTTTACTGTTTCACTGAAACAGGTGATTTTTAATATTCTGGAGGATGAAGCCAGGTGGGCGATAAACAGCAAACTAACAGATAAGACAAAGGTTCCAAACTATCTTAATTTTATTTATCTAAAGGGCCTTGAGGCGGTGAAGCCTGAGGCGGTTACGATTATCAGGTGATTGGGTGACAGGGGATAAGTTATGAAAATCAAGACTAAACTAAGAATCTCCGGGATATTGCCCCTCGGTCTTTCCCTTATAATCATTTTGAGCCTCTTTTTGACAGCCAGGCAGGTTAATGAGTATAAGAAACAAGCCGATTTATCCGATGCGCTGGCCGGGGATATGATTAGTCTAAATATTTTACTGCACGAATATCTGCTCTATCAAGAAGAACGGCAGCATGCCCAGTGGCAGTTAAAATACGGCTCTACGGCAAAGCTGCTAACGCGGCTAGATTTCGAGAGTCA
This portion of the Deltaproteobacteria bacterium genome encodes:
- a CDS encoding diguanylate cyclase, which gives rise to MAIKIKTKIIATIGSIFILLFLLGIIAIYNRNILFKGMADMKEDAHRLGVLIELQVAMDQAVMPANDYLITGNLKEERGKFQQIDAEVGKGFEQAEDFIQGNDETGLIKAAKERYAVLKKIVFEIFSIQNPVGNKKGIQLMQEMDALIHDIIVYQIDKVVRLEKEKMNRHITSVNLIKKRVDILLFIGAILTVIVIVANAYYFINSIMKPIVEFKKGTALIRDGRLDYRVDVRDGVEMNLLADDFNEMTRRLQESYEGLEKKVEERTRQLNELNERLNELSITDGLTGVYNHRHFYERLTEEIKRANRYGRPLSLIIADIDYFKNYNDTHGHLAGDDVLKGVARCIKSNARENDMVARYGGEEFSIILPETGKDGARDLTERIRRCIAGQPFPHKETQPGGNLTISLGVATFPDDANDAMGVINKKADDALYMAKEKGRNRVEAAG
- a CDS encoding NrtA/SsuA/CpmA family ABC transporter substrate-binding protein codes for the protein MHQLMHSQKRRVFFWLGVVFAITIMVLILDSHYSFSQVKERVRIGLPLQQQSSLAIIAAEKGFYSKEGLAVTVKEYPSGKRAVEGMLAGAVDVASTAETPIVFASFERQDFSIIASIGSSGDLMRIIARKDKGIQKPGDLRGKRIAVQKGSATHFFLHIFLLKNGLSEKDVNLSFKKVEELPEALASGEIDAFSQREPFIGEAKGLLGDNAVVFAEPGIYFLSEEMIALNSLIKDKPEVINRLLRSLLQAERFAREHPDQAIKIVSNKLKSSESEISALWNGFDFTVSLKQVIFNILEDEARWAINSKLTDKTKVPNYLNFIYLKGLEAVKPEAVTIIR